In Rosa chinensis cultivar Old Blush chromosome 1, RchiOBHm-V2, whole genome shotgun sequence, a genomic segment contains:
- the LOC112173224 gene encoding protein NUCLEAR FUSION DEFECTIVE 4 — MGAASIENWVDMKSLILQVLKGRWLMVFASFLMMVSAGASYMFGLYSNDIKSVLGYDQSTLNLISFSKDVGGNIGILSGLINEVTPPWVVISIGAVLNFFGHFMIWLAIARKIPKPQVWHMCMYMGIGANSHTFTNTGALVTCVKNFPESRGIVLGLLKSYTGISAAVVAQLYHAVYGDDTKYFTLVVAWLPTAISFAFIGTIRIMKVSRSGSNELKAFYHFLYFSLGLAAFLLVIIIVEKNVSFNSSEYVGSAAIVLFLLFLPLTVVIMEEYKVWKSKRSVVTNAPTHSSRAEPETLGHQGEPLEHFVVVQKEVSWRKDVFNPPEIGEDFTILQAVFSVEMVTLLFATICGLGGTMTMMDNLGQIGTSFGYPLKSIRNFVSLTSIWNYSGHIAAGIGSEIFITKYKWPRPLIFTANLLLSCVGHLLIAFNVPYGLYVASVVTGFCFGAIWPLIYTIISELFGLKYYSTLYNIGGLASPIGMYLLNVRVTGHLYDVEAKKQMVALGLQRKVGEELNCVGGECFKLSFIIITVITFFGALVSLVLVMRTRKFYRGDIYKKFRETVVVVDETKIEVAKTSAGVETTNLERDHSQPKGQC, encoded by the coding sequence ATGGGAGCTGCTAGTATAGAAAATTGGGTGGACATGAAGAGCCTTATCCTGCAAGTCCTGAAAGGACGATGGCTCATGGTATTTGCTTCATTTCTGATGATGGTCTCAGCCGGTGCCAGCTACATGTTCGGCCTCTACTCCAACGACATCAAGTCCGTCCTCGGCTACGACCAGAGCACACTCAACCTCATTAGCTTCTCCAAGGACGTAGGTGGCAACATCGGCATCCTCTCCGGCCTCATCAACGAGGTCACACCCCCCTGGGTGGTCATATCCATCGGTGCAGTCCTCAACTTCTTCGGACACTTCATGATTTGGCTAGCAATAGCTAGAAAAATCCCTAAACCCCAAGTTTGGCACATGTGCATGTACATGGGTATAGGGGCTAATTCGCACACTTTTACCAACACCGGAGCTCTGGTTACCTGCGTGAAGAACTTCCCGGAGAGCCGTGGCATCGTGCTAGGGCTTTTGAAGAGCTATACTGGTATAAGTGCAGCTGTGGTGGCACAGTTGTACCATGCTGTCTATGGTGACGATACCAAGTATTTCACTTTAGTTGTGGCTTGGCTTCCGACGGCTATTTCTTTCGCTTTCATCGGAACTATTCGGATCATGAAGGTTAGTCGTAGTGGCTCAAACGAACTCAAGGCTTTTTATCATTTCCTTTATTTTTCACTTGGTCTAGCTGCATTTTTGTTGGTTATAATTATAGTGGAAAAAAATGTCAGCTTTAATTCAAGTGAGTATGTTGGAAGTGCAGCTATAGTCCTCTTTTTACTCTTTTTACCTCTTACAGTGGTAATTATGGAAGAGTATAAGGTTTGGAAGAGCAAGAGATCAGTAGTAACCAATGCCCCGACACATTCTAGCCGTGCCGAACCTGAGACTTTGGGGCACCAAGGTGAACCGTTAGaacattttgttgttgttcaaaAAGAAGTTTCTTGGCGGAAAGACGTATTTAACCCGCCGGAAATCGGGGAGGACTTCACCATACTCCAAGCCGTTTTCAGCGTTGAGATGGTGACTTTACTCTTTGCAACAATTTGTGGCCTTGGAGGCACCATGACCATGATGGACAACTTGGGGCAAATTGGTACATCTTTTGGGTACCCTCTGAAAAGCATAAGAAACTTTGTGTCCCTAACAAGCATATGGAACTATTCGGGCCACATTGCTGCTGGTATAGGCTCAGAAATATTTATCACAAAGTACAAATGGCCTCGCCCTCTAATTTTCACAGCAAATCTTTTGCTCTCCTGTGTTGGTCATCTTCTAATAGCATTCAACGTCCCATATGGTCTCTATGTTGCTTCAGTGGTTActgggttttgttttggtgCTATTTGGCCTTTGATCTACACCATTATCTCCGAGCTTTTTGGCCTCAAGTACTACTCGACTTTGTACAATATTGGTGGATTGGCTAGCCCTATTGGGATGTATCTACTCAATGTGAGGGTTACTGGGCATTTGTATGATGTGGAGGCTAAGAAGCAAATGGTAGCTTTAGGGCTTCAAAGGAAGGTTGGGGAAGAGTTGAACTGTGTTGGGGGGGAGTGTTTCAAATTGTCTTTCATCATTATTACTGTGATAACTTTTTTTGGTGCGCTTGTTTCTTTGGTTTTGGTGATGAGGACAAGGAAGTTTTATAGGGGTGATATTTATAAGAAGTTTAGAGAAACGGTTGTTGTGGTTGATGAAACAAAAATAGAGGTTGCTAAAACTTCAGCTGGAGTTGAAACTACTAATCTTGAAAGGGACCATTCCCAACCCAAAGGTCAGTGTTAA
- the LOC112182281 gene encoding serine/threonine protein phosphatase 2A 57 kDa regulatory subunit B' beta isoform: protein MLTKIIKRGHRKPSKPDDPSDSKPDPQPAAAPNPMEPLPLFQNVAVSDRASLFLRKLRLCSCLCDFSNSGKWAREIELKRQTLLELVDFIDSSGSPKLLTPQLQEDFIRMVSVNLLRCLPPASDSADLGDDDEPYQEPSWPHLQIVYELLLRYIASSETDAKLAKRFIDHIFVLRLMELFDSEDPRERDYLKTLLHRIYGKFMVHRPFIRKAMNNVFYRFIFETQRHCGIGELLEILGSIINGFALPMKEEHKLFLVRALIPLHKPKGFWAYHHQLAYCIIQFVDKDYHLAELVIRGLLKYWPVTNCQKEVLFLAELEEVLEATPASEFQRCMLPLFRQIGRCLTSAHFQVAQQALYLWNSEHVVNLIAQNRNVILPLLFDALEKNTQGHWNQGIHDLTANVRKIFQEMDSELFEECQEQYLEKVTRARVLEEQRELTWKKIEAVAATAGAEDMVLVN from the exons ATGCTCACCAAAATCATCAAACGCGGCCACCGCAAACCCTCCAAGCCCGACGACCCTTCCGACTCCAAACCCGACCCGCAACCCGCCGCCGCTCCGAACCCAATGGAGCCCCTCCCTCTCTTCCAAAACGTCGCCGTTTCCGACCGCGCATCCCTCTTCCTCCGCAAGCTCCGCCTCTGCTCCTGCCTCTGCGACTTCTCCAACTCCGGCAAGTGGGCCCGCGAAATCGAGCTCAAGCGCCAAACCCTACTGGAGCTCGTCGACTTCATCGACTCCTCCGGCAGCCCCAAACTCCTCACCCCTCAATTGCAGGAAGACTTCATCCGCATGGTCTCCGTCAACCTCCTCCGCTGCCTCCCTCCGGCCTCCGACTCCGCCGACCTCGGCGACGACGACGAGCCCTACCAGGAGCCCTCGTGGCCGCACCTCCAAATCGTCTACGAGCTTCTGCTGAGGTACATTGCTTCCTCCGAAACCGACGCCAAATTGGCCAAGCGCTTCATTGATCATATCTTTGTGCTGAGGTTAATGGAGCTTTTCGATTCCGAAGACCCGAGGGAACGAGACTATCTGAAAACGCTTCTGCATAGGATATATGGCAAGTTCATGGTGCATAGACCGTTTATAAGGAAGGCCATGAACAATGTGTTCTATAGGTTTATTTTCGAGACGCAGAGGCATTGTGGGATTGGGGAGTTGTTGGAGATTTTGGGGAGTATTATAAATGGGTTTGCTTTGCCAATGAAAGAGGAGCATAAGTTGTTCCTGGTCAGGGCACTTATTCCTCTGCATAAACCCAAGGGGTTTTGGGCATATCATCACCAGTTGGCCTATTGTATTATACAGTTTGTTGATAAGGATTATCACCTTGCGGAATTGGTGATCAGAGGGTTGTTGAAGTATTGGCCGGTTACTAATTGTCAGAAGGAGGTTCTGTTTCTTGCAGAGTTGGAAGAGGTTTTGGAGGCTACTCCGGCTTCGGAGTTCCAGAGGTGTATGCTGCCACTCTTTAGACAGATTGGACGATGCCTGACTAGCGCACATTTCCAG GTTGCCCAACAAGCTCTATACTTGTGGAACAGCGAGCACGTTGTAAATTTAATAGCTCAGAACCGGAATGTGATATTACCATTACTCTTTGACGCGTTAGAGAAGAACACGCAAGGTCACTGGAACCAGGGTATACACGATCTGACAGCCAATGTGCGAAAGATATTCCAGGAAATGGACTCCGAATTGTTTGAAGAGTGCCAGGAGCAATACTTAGAGAAAGTAACCAGGGCTAGAGTATTGGAAGAGCAACGAGAATTGACATGGAAGAAAATAGAGGCAGTCGCCGCAACTGCAGGGGCAGAGGATATGGTTttggttaattaa
- the LOC112182279 gene encoding LOW QUALITY PROTEIN: probable pectate lyase 18 (The sequence of the model RefSeq protein was modified relative to this genomic sequence to represent the inferred CDS: inserted 1 base in 1 codon) translates to MLPTTCILLICLLSSLCSLTLASLNLNLTLPHQHPXPEAVAQEVQRRVNASLSRREMLSLKDQQCAVGNPIDDCWRCNSNWADDRQKLADCGIGFGQDAMGGKGGQIYVVTDSSDRDPANPTPGTLRHAVIQTEPLWIIFSADMTIKLKVELIVNSFKTIDGRGVSVHVTGGGCITLQYVSNVIIHNIHVHHCKPAGNTNVASSPTHVGWRGKSDGDGISLFSARKIWIDHCSLSYCTDGLIDAIMGSTGITISNNHFAHHDEVMLLGHNDKYSPDTGMQVTIAFNHFGEALVQRMPRCRLGYIHVVNNDFTQWEMYAIGGSANPTINSQGNRYTAPMNQNAKEVTKRVDTNEGDWADWNWRTEGDIMVNGAFFVPSGAGMSTQYAKASSLEPKSVGLIDRLTVTAGVFGDPRDSSRSESYPGYSGGGTVTDGTTNTGSGGSSGGDDYFGMIFGNTAQPSSSANAFLLSLLIILILYVTTSHGGVLSLPLFLTLLL, encoded by the exons ATGCTTCCTACCACCTGCATTCTCTTAATATGCCTCTTGAGCTCTCTCTGTTCCCTCACCTTAGCTTCTCTAAACCTCAACCTCACCCTCCCTCATCAACACC ACCCTGAAGCTGTGGCTCAAGAAGTACAAAG GAGAGTCAATGCCTCCCTTTCCCGGCGCGAAATGCTGTCCCTCAAGGACCAGCAATGCGCCGTCGGCAACCCCATCGACGACTGCTGGCGCTGCAACTCCAACTGGGCCGACGACCGCCAGAAGCTCGCCGACTGCGGCATCGGCTTCGGCCAAGACGCCATGGGCGGCAAAGGCGGCCAGATCTACGTCGTCACCGACTCCTCCGACCGCGACCCCGCCAACCCAACTCCGGGCACTCTCCGCCACGCCGTGATCCAAACCGAGCCCCTCTGGATCATCTTCTCCGCCGACATGACCATCAAGCTCAAAGTCGAGCTCATCGTCAACAGCTTCAAGACCATCGACGGCCGCGGCGTCAGCGTCCACGTCACCGGCGGCGGATGCATAACCCTCCAGTACGTCTCCAACGTCATCATCCACAACATTCACGTCCACCACTGCAAGCCGGCCGGCAACACCAACGTCGCCTCCAGCCCCACCCACGTCGGCTGGCGCGGGAAGTCCGACGGCGACGGCATCTCCCTCTTCAGCGCCCGCAAAATTTGGATCGACCACTGCTCCCTGTCCTACTGCACCGACGGACTCATCGACGCCATAATGGGGTCCACCGGCATCACGATTTCCAACAACCACTTTGCGCACCACGACGAGGTGATGCTTCTCGGCCACAACGATAAGTACTCGCCGGACACCGGGATGCAGGTGACGATTGCGTTCAACCACTTCGGGGAGGCCCTGGTGCAGCGTATGCCTCGGTGCAGGCTCGGGTATATTCACGTGGTGAACAATGACTTCACGCAGTGGGAGATGTACGCCATCGGCGGCAGCGCCAACCCCACCATTAACAGCCAGGGGAATCGGTACACTGCTCCGATGAACCAGAACGCCAAGGAG GTGACGAAGCGCGTGGACACGAACGAAGGGGATTGGGCGGACTGGAACTGGAGAACGGAGGGGGACATAATGGTAAATGGAGCCTTCTTTGTGCCATCAGGTGCGGGCATGAGCACCCAATACGCTAAGGCCTCGAGCCTCGAGCCCAAGTCGGTGGGTCTCATTGACCGCCTCACCGTCACCGCCGGTGTCTTCGGCGACCCAAG GGACAGTAGTAGGAGCGAATCATACCCTGGATACAGCGGCGGTGGGACCGTAACCGATGGTACCACCAACACCGGCAGTGGAGGGTCCAGCGGCGGTGATGACTATTTTGGAATGATATTCGGGAACACTGCTCAACCATCATCATCTGCAAACGCATTCTTGTTGTCTCTTCTAATTATCTTAATTTTGTATGTTACCACCAGCCATGGTGGTGTATTATCATTACCATTATTCTTAACATTATTATTATAA
- the LOC112182278 gene encoding protein RNA-directed DNA methylation 3 gives MASKEKGKAIATSGWSAAGKRKPGDDDKSGGGGRKRRNPGALQFFEHSAAEADGSDDDSDLDDFMEEELETEPIVKSEPGKAHNLPFVPKEEDIDGDEFERMMEERYRTGSTYVTYAEDNYENKRSVDGIVLEPSAKDPVIWKVKCAVGRERHSAFCMMQKFVDLRSMGTKLQIISAFAVDHIKGFVFIEADKLCDVQEACKGLCNIFLSRVTPVPKNEAPHLLAPRTRNSEIAVGTWARVKSGNYKGDLAQVVAVNEKKKATVKLIPRIDLQAMAAKFGGGVTRKKLPTPAPRLISTNELEEFRPLIQDRKDKDTGLRFLCLDGLLLKDGYLYKKMPLDSLNCWGVMPSEEEILKFKPSENNESADLEWLSQLYGDNKKRKSIGSDKGDGKGEGSAGCGGKGEGSSKGNGKGEGPSGGKEGSSGFAGKGEGSSGCGGNLYELYDLVCFGKKDFGLVLGIEKDDTYKILKEGVEGSTVVTVQQNEIKNVLSDVKFTALDQRLKPICVNDTVKVLEGPLKDRQGIVKLVYRGTIFMFDENETENGGYFCSKSQMCEKIKLSIDVIPEKDGDSGAFGFEDFTSSPKSPLSPKKPWLGRENNFNQGDTDGMFSIGQTLRIRVGPLKGYLCRVLAIRRSDITVKLDSQQRVLTVKAEHLTEVRVKSAAMLSEDPESSSLKPFDLLGTEGGSKDWTDGAGTSAGGDGWNVGGSSGERNAWPSFSASGNLLQPESSSANPFESDGNGAKKEDSSWERNVAPNNNSSWGVAAAENKDQVAGRGKSNSWGTKVGDDSTSSDTWQKASEPASSSWGVAAAVNNKDQGNGWGKSDSWGAKVGGDSSLSDTLQKASEPASSSWGVAAAVDNKDQGTDWGKSDSWGAKVGGDSTSSDTWQKASAPASSSWGVAAAIDKKDQGIGWGGKTGCDGTASDSWKKASEPASNSSWGVAAAADNKDQGSVWGGSGSQKPSVADDSGDKGSAWNKPAEGSWSKQTGGSSWGKQADWSTKEGSSTGDAGWKSSTPSVENQTGSRGNAGGWAKAQGISGNENHKDSWKKPSGIDDNKNASWIKEDGGSTWNKQDGGSTWNKPAGGSWSKGGDQGSGGGYGGGGRGGGGGNCFKCGESGHMSRECPQGGGGGRGAGGGNCFKCGESGHMSRECPQGGSGGRGAGGGNCYKCGESGHMSRECPQGGGGGGRGSGGGAGNCFKCGESGHMSRECPQGGGGRGAGSGNCFKCGESGHMARDCSQGGGSYGNFGGGAKSTDSWSKRAWGTGDGGSGGDGAKPAASSWGTTDGGSGFGGGAKPTDSWSKRAWGTGDGGSGSGGPKPAASSWGTNGGSGGAGGEAKPAASSWGKGDGGSGGHSDEAKPAASTWGTGSSWGKADGGSGRASGEAKPAASTWGTGSSWGKGDGGSGGAGGEAKPAASTWGKGDGGSGGDGGEAKPADPWSKPSASAWGKGDGGSGGASGEAKPADPWSKPSASAWGKKDGGSGSGGW, from the exons ATGGCCTCGAAGGAAAAAGGGAAGGCGATCGCCACAAGCGGATGGTCCGCCGCCGGCAAGCGGAAGCCCGGCGATGATGACAAGTCCGGCGGCGGCGGTCGGAAGCGGAGAAACCCCGGCGCTCTCCAGTTCTTCGAGCACTCCGCCGCCGAAGCTGACGGTTCGGACGACGACAGCGACTTGGACG ATTTTATGGAAGAAGAACTTGAAACAGAACCTATAGTCAAGAGTGAACCGGGGAAAGCCCATAACCTTCCATTTGTTCCCAAAGAGGAGGATATCGATGGGGACGAATTTGAAAGAATGATGGAAGAACGATACAGGACTGGTTCTACATATGTTACCTATGCTGAAGATAAttatgaaaacaaaagatcGGTTGATGGAATTGTGCTTGAGCCTTCTGCTAAAGATCCTGTTATCTGGAAAGTAAAGTGTGCG GTTGGACGCGAGAGACACTCAGCTTTCTGTATGATGCAGAAGTTTGTTGACTTACGATCAATGGGTACCAAGCTGCAGATAATATCTGCATTTGCTGTTGATCACATCAAGggttttgttttcattgaagcTGATAAGCTATGTGACGTTCAGGAG GCATGTAAAGGACTTTGTAATATATTTTTATCCCGAGTAACGCCAGTTCCCAAAAATGAAGCTCCTCATTTACTGGCTCCTCGGACTAGAAACAGTGAAATTGCTGTGGGTACATGGGCCCGTGTGAAGAGTGGGAACTACAAGGGTGACTTGGCACAG gttGTGGCTGTgaacgaaaagaaaaaagcaacaGTAAAGCTGATACCAAGAATTGATCTACAAGCAATGGCTGCAAAATTT GGTGGGGGAGTTACTAGAAAGAAACTGCCTACTCCAGCACCAAGATTGATCAGCACAAACGAACTTGA GGAGTTCCGCCCTCTCATTCAGGACAGGAAGGATAAGGATACCGGATTGCGTTTTCTCTGTCTTGATGGTTTGCTCCTTAAGGATGGATATTTATACAAAAAAATGCCATTAGATTCATTAAATTGCTGGGGTGTCATGCCATCAGAAGAGGAGATACTGAAATTCAAGCCTTCTGAGAACAATGAATCTGCTGATCTGGAGTGGCTTTCGCAGCTTTATGGTGACAATAAGAAAAGGAAGAGCATCGGCAGTGATAAAGGGGATGGCAAAGGAGAAGGTTCAGCAGGGTGTGGTGGGAAAGGAGAAGGTTCATCAAAGGGTAACGGGAAAGGAGAAGGTCCTTCAGGTGGGAAAGAAGGTTCTTCAGGGTTTGCTGGGAAAGGAGAAGGTTCTTCAGGGTGTGGTGGGAATCTCTATGAGCTGTATGATCTTGTTTGTTTCGG CAAGAAAGATTTTGGTCTTGTGCTAGGCATTGAGAAAGATGATACTTACAAG ATTCTGAAAGAGGGTGTGGAAGGATCTACTGTTGTGACAGTTCAGCAGAATGAGATAAAGAATGTACTTTCTGATGTAAAATTTACAGCTTTAGATCAGCGCCTGAAGCCCATTTGCGTCAATGATACAGTTAAAGTTTTGGAAGGACCATTGAAG GATAGGCAAGGAATAGTGAAGCTAGTCTACAGAGGCACAATATTCATGTTTGATGAGAATGAGACAGAAAATGGTGGTTATTTCTGCTCAAAATCTCAAATGTGTGAGAAAATCAAGCTTTCCATTGACGTTATCCCAGAAAAG GATGGGGATTCGGGTGCTTTCGGTTTTGAAGATTTCACATCATCACCTAAATCCCCTCTATCGCCAAAAAAGCCTTGGCTAGGAAGGGAGAATAACT TCAATCAGGGCGATACTGACGGAATGTTCTCAATCGGTCAAACTTTAAGAATTCGTGTTGGTCCATTAAAGGGATACCTCTGTCGTGTCTTGGCCATACGCCGTTCTGATATCACAGTTAAGCTTGATTCTCAGCAAAGGGTTCTTACAG TTAAAGCTGAGCATCTTACAGAGGTTCGTGTAAAGAGCGCTGCCATGCTTAG TGAGGATCCGGAGTCCAGCTCTCTTAAACCATTTGATTTACTTGGAACTGAAGGAGGCTCTAAAG ATTGGACAGATGGAGCTGGGACATCAGCCGGGGGTGATGGGTGGAATGTTGGAGGGTCATCTGGTGAAAG GAATGCTTGGCCTAGTTTCTCTGCCTCGGGCAATTTG CTTCAGCCTGAGTCCAGCTCTGCGAATCCTTTTGAATCTGATGGAAATGGTGCTAAAAAAG AGGATAGTTCTTGGGAGAGGAACGTGGCTCCAAATAACAACTCATCCTGGGGTGTTGCAGCAGCAGAAAACAAGGATCAAGTTGCTGGCCGGGGAAAAAGCAACTCTTGGGGCACTAAAGTTGGAGATGACAGCACTTCGTCAGATACTTGGCAAAAAGCATCAGAACCTGCCAGTTCATCCTGGGGTGTTGCAGCAGCTGTAAATAACAAGGATCAAGGTAATGGCTGGGGAAAAAGCGATTCTTGGGGCGCTAAAGTTGGAGGTGACAGCAGTCTGTCAGATACTTTGCAAAAAGCATCAGAACCTGCCAGTTCATCCTGGGGTGTTGCAGCAGCAGTAGATAACAAGGATCAAGGTACTGACTGGGGAAAAAGTGACTCTTGGGGCGCTAAAGTTGGAGGTGACAGCACTTCGTCGGATACTTGGCAAAAAGCATCAGCGCCTGCTAGTTCATCCTGGGGTGTTGCGGCAGCAATAGATAAGAAGGATCAAGGTATTGGCTGGGGTGGTAAGACTGGATGTGACGGCACTGCATCAGATAGTTGGAAAAAAGCATCAGAACCTGCTAGTAATTCGTCCTGGGGTGTTGCAGCAGCAGCAGATAACAAGGATCAAGGTTCCGTCTGGGGCGGTAGTGGTAGTCAAAAACCGAGTGTTGCAGATGATAGTGGTGACAAAGGTTCTGCTTGGAATAAGCCAGCTGAAGGTTCTTGGAGTAAACAAACTGGAGGATCCTCATGGGGTAAGCAAGCCGATTGGAGCACTAAAGAGGGATCAAGTACTGGTGATGCAGGGTGGAAAAGTTCAACGCCTTCAGTAGAGAATCAGACTGGGAGCAGGGGTAATGCAGGTGGCTGGGCAAAAGCTCAAGGCATATCTGGTAATGAGAATCATAAAGACAGTTGGAAGAAACCAAGTGGTATAGATGACAATAAAAATGCTTCGTGGATCAAGGAAGATGGAGGTTCTACCTGGAATAAACAAGATGGAGGTTCTACTTGGAATAAGCCTGCTGGAGGTTCTTGGAGTAAAGGTGGGGATCAAGGGTCTGGTGGTGgctatggtggtggtggtagagGGGGTGGAG GTGGTAACTGTTTCAAGTGCGGTGAGTCTGGACATATGTCAAGGGAGTGCCCTCAGGGCGGCGGTGGTGGTCGAGGGGCAGGAGGTGGTAACTGTTTCAAGTGCGGTGAGTCTGGACACATGTCTAGGGAGTGCCCTCAGGGCGGCAGTGGTGGTAGAGGGGCTGGAGGTGGGAACTGTTACAAGTGTGGTGAGTCTGGACACATGTCTAGGGAGTGCCCTCAGGGTGGCGGCGGTGGTGGTAGAGGGAGTGGGGGTGGGGCTGGGAACTGTTTCAAATGTGGTGAGTCTGGACACATGTCTAGGGAGTGTCCTCAGGGCGGCGGTGGTAGAGGGGCTGGAAGTGGGAATTGTTTCAAGTGTGGTGAGTCTGGACACATGGCTAGGGACTGCTCTCAGGGAGGTGGTAGCTATGGCAACTTCGGTGGTGGAGCAAAGTCCACTGATTCATGGAGCAAGCGTGCTTGGGGTACTGGAGATGGTGGAAGTGGCGGTGATGGAGCAAAACCAGCAGCAAGCTCTTGGGGTACCACAGATGGTGGAAGTGGCTTTGGTGGTGGAGCAAAGCCCACTGATTCATGGAGCAAGCGTGCTTGGGGTACTGGAGATGGTGGAAGTGGCAGCGGTGGACCAAAACCAGCAGCAAGCTCTTGGGGTACAAATGGTGGAAGTGGCGGAGCTGGTGGTGAAGCAAAACCAGCAGCAAGCTCTTGGGGTAAGGGGGATGGTGGAAGTGGTGGACATAGTGATGAAGCAAAACCAGCAGCAAGCACTTGGGGTACAGGAAGCTCTTGGGGTAAGGCAGATGGTGGAAGTGGCAGAGCTAGTGGTGAAGCAAAACCAGCAGCAAGCACTTGGGGTACAGGAAGCTCCTGGGGTAAGGGAGATGGTGGAAGTGGCGGAGCTGGTGGTGAAGCAAAACCAGCAGCAAGCACTTGGGGTAAGGGAGATGGTGGAAGTGGCGGAGATGGTGGTGAAGCAAAGCCTGCTGATCCATGGAGCAAGCCATCAGCAAGTGCTTGGGGTAAGGGAGATGGCGGAAGTGGCGGAGCTAGTGGTGAAGCAAAGCCTGCTGATCCTTGGAGCAAGCCATCAGCAAGTGCTTGGGGTAAGAAAGATGGTGGAAGTGGCAGCGGAGGGTGGTGA